The following are from one region of the Populus trichocarpa isolate Nisqually-1 chromosome 8, P.trichocarpa_v4.1, whole genome shotgun sequence genome:
- the LOC7471429 gene encoding probable S-adenosylmethionine-dependent methyltransferase At5g37970: MATLVNDSILKNDAAGPVPVSGGLGTDSYYNHSFFQKIAANVAKDMIDEAISKKLDVKSLLSSSKTIRLADLGCAVGPNTFDAMQNIIDLIKLKCQTHLPTSPMPEFQVFFNDQPANDFNTLFKSIPPKREYFAAGVPGSFYERLFPDSSLHVVYSSYALHWLSKVPEGLEDKNSPAWNKGRIHHASAAEEVRRAYAVQWANDLSNFLNARAREIVPGGIIVIVTHSIPDGMEYSELANGMMYNCMASILLDIAKRGLISEEQVDAFNLPTYAAPPGEFVSVVENNEYFNIVTMGESNPSPWLTDDVHVDMNEFVNHIRAAMEGMFNKHFAREIVNEMFERLEVKLSEISVEMESAYKDKIQAFYVLQRNDSG; this comes from the exons ATGGCAACTTTGGTGAATGATTCAATCCTGAAGAACGATGCGGCTGGCCCCGTCCCGGTGAGCGGTGGATTAGGCACTGACAGCTATTACAACCACTCGTTTTTTCAG AAAATAGCCGCAAATGTTGCAAAAGACATGATTGATGAAGCGATTTCCAAGAAGCTAGATGTAAAATCCCTATTGTCCTCTTCAAAAACAATTCGACTTGCCGATTTAGGATGTGCAGTTGGTCCAAATACCTTTGATGCTATGCAAAATATCATAGATTTAATTAAGCTGAAGTGCCAAACCCACCTCCCTACTTCTCCAATGCCTGAATTTCAAGTGTTTTTCAATGATCAACCAGCAAATGATTTCAATACCCTCTTCAAGTCTATCCCGCCCAAAAGAGAATACTTCGCAGCTGGTGTGCCAGGTTCTTTTTACGAACGATTATTTCCTGATTCCTCTCTCCATGTCGTGTATTCCTCTTATGCACTCCACTGGCTCTCTAAGGTGCCAGAAGGCTTAGAAGACAAGAACTCTCCTGCATGGAACAAAGGGAGGATTCACCATGCTAGCGCCGCCGAAGAAGTACGAAGAGCATATGCAGTACAATGGGCTAATGACCTGAGTAACTTCTTGAATGCTAGAGCTCGAGAGATTGTGCCAGGAGGGATCATTGTGATTGTCACGCATAGCATCCCTGATGGGATGGAATATTCTGAGCTTGCAAATGGCATGATGTACAATTGCATGGCATCTATCCTCCTTGATATTGCAAAAAGA GGGTTAATAAGTGAAGAACAAGTCGATGCCTTCAACTTGCCAACATATGCTGCCCCTCCTGGAGAGTTTGTGTCCGTGGTAGAAAATAATGAATACTTCAATATTGTGACAATGGGAGAATCAAATCCATCGCCATGGCTAACAGATGATGTACACGTTGATATGAATGAATTTGTAAACCATATAAGGGCTGCAATGGAAGGAATGTTCAACAAACACTTTGCAAGGGAGATTGTTAACGAAATGTTCGAGCGGTTAGAGGTAAAACTTTCAGAGATTTCTGTGGAGATGGAATCAGCCTACAAGGACAAAATTCAAGCATTCTATGTGTTACAACGCAATGATTCAGGTTGA
- the LOC7457810 gene encoding loganic acid O-methyltransferase — MSKSETDAPPMVGGDGTCSYYKNSYLQRRSANVVKEKIDEEIAKKLDFHNLPIASNTFRLADLGCSVGPNTFFHVQDLLEAIKQKYEMQFHTSQIPEFQVFFNDQPMNDFNALFNNLPQERQYFAAGVPGSFYDRLFPESFLHFVHCSISLHWLSKLPEQLLDKNSPAWNRGRIHYTNAPNEVVNAYASQFAKDMENFLNARSKELVSGGMIVIISQGIPNGMLYSELQNGVMFECMSLSLMDMVKEGVVSEAQVDSFNLPFYAASPDEMTEIVERNGFFNIERMELNDPAAWLKRRINIPEWVLHLRAAMEESFRKHFGGEVLDKFFDRLTKKLSKFSDELELKYREKTLLLVVLKRQ, encoded by the exons atgtcaaaatcagAGACTGATGCGCCTCCTATGGTTGGTGGAGATGGCACTTGCAGCTATTACAAGAACTCCTACTTGCAG agaaGAAGTGCAAAtgtagttaaagaaaaaattgacgAGGAGATTGCTAAGAAATTGGACTTCCATAATCTTCCAATTGCTTCCAACACATTCCGTCTTGCAGATTTAGGATGTTCAGTAGGACCAAACACCTTTTTCCATGTCCAAGATTTGCTAGAAGCTATCAAGCAAAAGTATGAAATGCAATTCCACACCTCCCAAATTCCAGAATTTCAAGTTTTCTTCAATGATCAACCAATGAACGATTTTAATGCCCTCTTCAACAATCTCCCACAAGAAAGACAATACTTTGCAGCTGGTGTGCCAGGCTCTTTCTACGATCGATTATTTCCCGAGTCCTTTCTCCACTTTGTGCACTGCTCTATTTCACTTCATTGGCTGTCTAAGCTGCCAGAACAATTGTTGGACAAGAATTCTCCTGCATGGAATAGAGGAAGAATTCACTACACAAATGCACCAAATGAGGTTGTCAACGCATATGCATCTCAATTTGCCAAGGACATGGAGAACTTTTTGAATGCAAGATCTAAAGAGCTTGTGTCTGGAGGGATGATTGTGATAATCTCACAAGGTATCCCTAATGGGATGCTTTATTCTGAGCTCCAAAATGGCGTTATGTTTGAGTGCATGTCACTGAGCCTTATGGATATGGTGAAAGAG GGAGTAGTCTCTGAAGCTCAAGTGGACTCCTTCAACCTGCCATTTTATGCTGCTTCTCCAGACGAGATGACAGAAATTGTGGAAAGAAATGGATTTTTCAACATTGAGAGAATGGAATTGAATGACCCAGCAGCATGGCTGAAAAGACGGATTAATATACCTGAATGGGTACTGCATTTAAGAGCTGCAATGGAGGAATCATTCAGAAAACATTTTGGAGGAGAAGTCCTGGATAAATTCTTTGATCGCTTAACGAAAAAGCTTAGCAAGTTTTCTGATGAGCTGGAGTTAAAATACAGGGAAAAAACTcttcttttagttgttttaaagCGTCAATGA
- the LOC112328390 gene encoding MACPF domain-containing protein At1g14780 isoform X1: MMSNGIMERAQKSLGRGFDLTSDFRLKFCKGEKRLVFLNEAEKKELKVPGFGVIKDVSVDIKCDKGDRIRYQSDILEFHQMSELFNQKASVPGKIPSGLFNSMFGFEGCTWAADAANTKCLGLDGYFISLFSFRIDRYPLVLCDEVRKAVPSSWDPCALARFIEKYGTHIIVGLSIGGQDVVLVRQDKSSNLGSSELQRHLDDLGDQLFTGICNFTPKARDQKSKTPQAFNVFDPQPVAFDSFSSIRSTKDGITVLCAKKGGDTSVSSHCEWLPTVPSMPDAIHFSFIPITSLLKEVPGKGFLSHAINLYLRYKPPISDLHYFLDFQSLKIWAPVHNDFPLGPSTNLASSSSALHFYLLGPKLYVNTSQVTVGKRPVTGMRFYLEGMKCNRLAIHLQHLANTPSILANKIDDSIQLWRGTDETDNEGYFEAIHRKKFSHVCTAPVKYDPRWSTREDVAYIVTGAKLQIKNHNSKRVLHLRLLFSKVSYSLIVQSSWAQGSSGFSQRSGLFSAISTSVTGNPGKEKPKPVVVDSSVFPSGPPVPVQTQKLLKFVDISHLCRGPQDSPGHWLVTGARLDLDKGKISLQVKFSLLNI; this comes from the exons ATGATGAGCAATGGAATAATGGAGAGAGCTCAAAAGAGCCTTGGAAGGGGATTTGACTTAACTTCAGATTTCAGACTCAAGTTCtgcaaaggagaaaaaagactGGTTTTCCTCAATGAAGCAGAGAAAAAAGAGCTCAAGGTACCCGGCTTTGGGGTCATCAAAGATGTTTCTGTTGACATAAAGTGTGACAAAGGTGATCGTATTCGATATCAATCAGACATCCTTGAGTTCCATCAG ATGTCAGAGTTGTTCAACCAAAAAGCATCTGTGCCAGGGAAAATCCCATCAGGGCTGTTTAACTCCATGTTTGGATTTGAAGGTTGTACCTGGGCAGCTGATGCAGCTAACACCAAATGTTTGGGACTTGATGGTTACTTCATATCTCTATTCAGTTTTCGTATTGATCGGTATCCGCTTGTTCTCTGTGATGAAGTCCGAAAAGCAGTTCCATCGTCTTGGGATCCATGTGCTCTAGCAAG GTTCATTGAAAAGTACGGTACCCATATTATTGTGGGGTTAAGCATAGGTGGCCAAGATGTGGTTCTGGTCAGGCAGGACAAATCTTCCAATCTGGGTTCATCAGAGCTGCAGAGACATTTAGATGACCTTGGCGATCAATTGTTTACAGGGATATGCAATTTTACTCCAAAAGCTAGAGATCAAAAGTCTAAG ACACCGCAGGCTTTCAATGTCTTTGATCCACAACCTGTTGCCTTCGATAGCTTCTCATCCATCAGGAGTACAAAAGAC GGAATCACTGTTCTATGTGCCAAGAAGGGAGGTGATACATCAGTAAGTAGTCACTGTGAGTGGCTTCCGACAGTTCCTTCCATGCCAGATGCAATTCATTTTAGCTTCATACCCATAACTTCTCTCCTTAAAGAAGTTCCTGGCAAAGGTTTCTTGTCTCATGCTATCAATCTCTATCTTAGAT ATAAGCCTCCTATATCTGATCTGCATTATTTTCTCGACTTCCAATCTCTCAAGATTTGGGCCCCTGTTCACAATGACTTCCCACTAGGGCCTTCCACAAATTTGGCCAGTTCATCTTCAGCTCTTCACTTCTACTTGCTGGGCCCTAAATTATATGTGAACACTTCTCAG GTTACGGTTGGAAAGAGACCAGTAACTGGAATGAGATTTTATCTTGAAGGCATGAAATGCAACAG GTTAGCTATACACCTCCAACACCTCGCAAACACTCCATCAATTCTTGCAAACAAGATAGATGACAGTATTCAATTATGGCGAGGAACCGATGAAACCGACAATGAAGGATACTTTGAAGCCATACATCGAAAAAAGTTTTCCCATGTATGCACAGCACCAGTAAAATATGACCCCAGATGGAGTACTAGAGAAGATGTAGCCTACATTGTCACAGGGGCCAAACTTCAGATAAAGAATCACAACTCAAAGAGGGTTCTACATCTTCGGCTACTGTTCTCCAAGGTTTCATATTCTCTTATAGTTCAGTCAAGCTGGGCACAAGGCTCTTCAGGATTTTCACAAAGGTCTGGCCTCTTCTCTGCCATAAGCACGTCGGTCACAGGCAATCCTGGGAAAGAGAAACCTAAGCCTGTGGTGGTGGATTCCAGTGTGTTTCCATCAGGGCCTCCAGTACCAGTGCAAACACAAAAGCTTTTGAAGTTCGTAGACATATCACATTTGTGTAGAGGGCCACAGGACAGCCCTGGACATTGGCTAGTAACAGGGGCTAGGTTGGACTTGGATAAAGGGAAAATAAGCTTGCAGGTTAAGTTCTCCTTACTAAACATCTAA
- the LOC112328390 gene encoding MACPF domain-containing protein At1g14780 isoform X2, which yields MSELFNQKASVPGKIPSGLFNSMFGFEGCTWAADAANTKCLGLDGYFISLFSFRIDRYPLVLCDEVRKAVPSSWDPCALARFIEKYGTHIIVGLSIGGQDVVLVRQDKSSNLGSSELQRHLDDLGDQLFTGICNFTPKARDQKSKTPQAFNVFDPQPVAFDSFSSIRSTKDGITVLCAKKGGDTSVSSHCEWLPTVPSMPDAIHFSFIPITSLLKEVPGKGFLSHAINLYLRYKPPISDLHYFLDFQSLKIWAPVHNDFPLGPSTNLASSSSALHFYLLGPKLYVNTSQVTVGKRPVTGMRFYLEGMKCNRLAIHLQHLANTPSILANKIDDSIQLWRGTDETDNEGYFEAIHRKKFSHVCTAPVKYDPRWSTREDVAYIVTGAKLQIKNHNSKRVLHLRLLFSKVSYSLIVQSSWAQGSSGFSQRSGLFSAISTSVTGNPGKEKPKPVVVDSSVFPSGPPVPVQTQKLLKFVDISHLCRGPQDSPGHWLVTGARLDLDKGKISLQVKFSLLNI from the exons ATGTCAGAGTTGTTCAACCAAAAAGCATCTGTGCCAGGGAAAATCCCATCAGGGCTGTTTAACTCCATGTTTGGATTTGAAGGTTGTACCTGGGCAGCTGATGCAGCTAACACCAAATGTTTGGGACTTGATGGTTACTTCATATCTCTATTCAGTTTTCGTATTGATCGGTATCCGCTTGTTCTCTGTGATGAAGTCCGAAAAGCAGTTCCATCGTCTTGGGATCCATGTGCTCTAGCAAG GTTCATTGAAAAGTACGGTACCCATATTATTGTGGGGTTAAGCATAGGTGGCCAAGATGTGGTTCTGGTCAGGCAGGACAAATCTTCCAATCTGGGTTCATCAGAGCTGCAGAGACATTTAGATGACCTTGGCGATCAATTGTTTACAGGGATATGCAATTTTACTCCAAAAGCTAGAGATCAAAAGTCTAAG ACACCGCAGGCTTTCAATGTCTTTGATCCACAACCTGTTGCCTTCGATAGCTTCTCATCCATCAGGAGTACAAAAGAC GGAATCACTGTTCTATGTGCCAAGAAGGGAGGTGATACATCAGTAAGTAGTCACTGTGAGTGGCTTCCGACAGTTCCTTCCATGCCAGATGCAATTCATTTTAGCTTCATACCCATAACTTCTCTCCTTAAAGAAGTTCCTGGCAAAGGTTTCTTGTCTCATGCTATCAATCTCTATCTTAGAT ATAAGCCTCCTATATCTGATCTGCATTATTTTCTCGACTTCCAATCTCTCAAGATTTGGGCCCCTGTTCACAATGACTTCCCACTAGGGCCTTCCACAAATTTGGCCAGTTCATCTTCAGCTCTTCACTTCTACTTGCTGGGCCCTAAATTATATGTGAACACTTCTCAG GTTACGGTTGGAAAGAGACCAGTAACTGGAATGAGATTTTATCTTGAAGGCATGAAATGCAACAG GTTAGCTATACACCTCCAACACCTCGCAAACACTCCATCAATTCTTGCAAACAAGATAGATGACAGTATTCAATTATGGCGAGGAACCGATGAAACCGACAATGAAGGATACTTTGAAGCCATACATCGAAAAAAGTTTTCCCATGTATGCACAGCACCAGTAAAATATGACCCCAGATGGAGTACTAGAGAAGATGTAGCCTACATTGTCACAGGGGCCAAACTTCAGATAAAGAATCACAACTCAAAGAGGGTTCTACATCTTCGGCTACTGTTCTCCAAGGTTTCATATTCTCTTATAGTTCAGTCAAGCTGGGCACAAGGCTCTTCAGGATTTTCACAAAGGTCTGGCCTCTTCTCTGCCATAAGCACGTCGGTCACAGGCAATCCTGGGAAAGAGAAACCTAAGCCTGTGGTGGTGGATTCCAGTGTGTTTCCATCAGGGCCTCCAGTACCAGTGCAAACACAAAAGCTTTTGAAGTTCGTAGACATATCACATTTGTGTAGAGGGCCACAGGACAGCCCTGGACATTGGCTAGTAACAGGGGCTAGGTTGGACTTGGATAAAGGGAAAATAAGCTTGCAGGTTAAGTTCTCCTTACTAAACATCTAA